DNA from Kogia breviceps isolate mKogBre1 chromosome 3, mKogBre1 haplotype 1, whole genome shotgun sequence:
CACATCCAGCTTATTTGGCGAGGAGGATGCCGAGGATGAAGAGCTAGAGGCCGCTGCCAGCCACCTGAACAAGGACTTTTACCAGGAGCTCCTTGGTGGGGGCCTCTCCGGCAGCACGGAGGCGGCAGGAGGCCCTGAGGGAGGTGGTGGGCCCCCCGCCCTGGAGTCCCTGCTCGGCCCTCTGCCCACTGCGGCCAGTCTGGGCATCTCGGACTCCATCCGAGAGTGTATCTCCTCCCAGAGCCGGGACCCCAGTGAGTGCACAGGGACTGGGGAAGCAGGGGTGATGGAGAGACGGTGGGGGGCTCCTCTGGGCGGGTGGGGTTTCCAGGCCTGGGTCGTCCCCCATTGCCTATGGGAGTTGGAGGTGCTGCTTCTGAGGGGCCTCCTAGAAGGGTGGGCTTGGGAGGGGCGCTGCCAGCTCTGCCGCAGGCTGTGTGAGCAGTCAGTGACCCCAGCTGTGCTGACGCCCGAATGCCGCAGGGCTTGTCAGCATCTCCGGGACCCTCCTCCTCTGACCAGAGCCCTCAGTTTGGTCGGGCTGTGGCTGGAGGCTCCTTCCTGCCCCTGTGCAGCTTGGGAGGCCTCAGTGCAGAGGTCATATGCTACAGAGGGGCCATGGGGACGGACTGGCATCCCCTGCCCGCGCCTCTGCATCTAACCTGGTGGGAAAGTGTCGGCCAAAGGTGGCATCTTCATTGGTCGGACGGATGTCACTTGCTGGGCTCCAGTGCCTGCAGTGCTGGGGTGCCTGCGCAGGGGCCCAGCTGTTCCTCCCCCGGGGGGGCCTGGCATGCAGGCAGCTCCAGGAGGGTGGCGGGTTTGGTCTTGTTGCACTTTCACCGTAAGGTGGGCCCTGCCTCCTCTTCTCTGGGCACCAAGGGCTTGGCCTCTGTGTGCAAGGAGCCTCTGTGAGAGGGATGCTGCTCAGATGTTCCTCCCGTGCCCTGTGGCTTGGCGTGGCGATGGGTGGTCATGCGCCTaccctggtggcagtggtggtcTAGAGGGGAGAGGGATGTGACACAGACCCAGCCCATCAGTTAGGTACATGTGGGTTGTACCCCAAAGGGAGCTGCCACATGAGTGGAACCCGGGGCAGGTCCCACAGCGCAGAGCAGagggcatgtgcaaaggccctgaggcagctgGGGGGCACTGCGACCCGGACAGGAAGAGGCCAAGCTGGCTGGAGCTGAGAGAGCACGGGGAGCGAGGCTGACCGCAGAGGGGCGCGGGGGTGTGCCCGAGCGCCCAGCCTCAGCCGCGGAGCGGCAACGTGACAGGAGAGCATCCCCGGTTCCCGTCGGGTTGGAAGCAGCAGGACGGGGCAGAGAACCGTCGGATGACGAGGGGCGGCCCACAGGAGGGGCAGCCTAGGTTTCTGGGCCACGCATGTTGTGCTGTTGACCAGCTGGGGCCGGAGGGTGGTGGCCAACAGGTTTTGGGGGTGTCCTGAGCATGGTCACAGAAGGCTCCCCGAGGCCCCGTCTCCTGGGCTTGTTGATCTGAAAAGCTTTCTGtacaggagagtgtgaggactggGAGGTCTTCCAAGTTAGCATTGTGCTTCTTCCATGAGGCGCTGGGATGTAAGCCTCGCCCCCTCCGTGCCCTGCGCTCGCAGGGATGGGGCTGGGACCGGCTGGCGGTCGGGAGGAAGCAGGTGCTAGACGCCCTTGGCCGCACCCCTGAGTCTTGAGATGGCCCAGGTGATGTATGCGTTCGTTTAACTGGGCGTTGACCCTAAATGCCAGGCTGTGCTTCCCTCTAGAAGATGCTTCCGGGGACGGTGAGCTAGACCTCAGCGGCATTGATGACCTCGAGATCGACAGAGTAAGCGCCGTGAGCTCTCAGTGGCCTTCGCAGGGGGTGCTTGTTGGGGTCCTTGGGGTGCCAGGCTGCGCCCCATTGGGAAGCTCCTGTGGGCTGGGGGCACAGCTCCATATCCCCCTGGGCCTGCCGTCGTTGGAACAGGCTCTTAGCAGTTTGTCCGGCAATGCTTATTCTCTGGCAGGCGGGAAGCCTTTCCCTTGATATGTCACCAGTCACCTTGTACCTGAGGCCACCTGCGTGTTCTTAAGTTGGCGTCTTGAGCCCTTACCTCAGTTCCTTCTCCGAGACCCATGTCCCGTCCCTGTGCTCTGGCTGGCCTGGCTCCCGTGCCGCGGGGGACTGCAAACTGCCAAGAGCCCAGGGGCGTTTGCTGCGGGGTTGGTTCGTGGATGCGGCCCTCGGCCGGCCTGGGAAGGGTGGAGGACGCCGAGGTGTTAGCCGGGTCTCCACGCAACGTTCCCTCTTGTGTCGGAGGCCTGCTTCCTGACCAATGTGTGTGCAGGGGAGCGCGTTGGCAGAGCTGAGCTCTGGGCGCGCTCTCTGATTGTGACGCTGTGCTCTGCCCCAGTACATCCTGAACGAGGCCGAAGCCCGCGTGAAGGCCGAGCTGTGGATGCGGGAGAACGCTGAGTACCTGCGGGAGCAGAGGGGTGAGTGCCTGCCCCCGGCGCCCTGGGACGTGGGCCTGGCGGAACCCCGCCCTCCCAGGCGCCCTGGGGCACCAGCCTTGCTGACCCTGCTCCTTGACCTTTCAGAGAAAGAAGCGAGAATCGCGAAGGAGAGGGAGCTTGGCATCTACAAGGAGCACAAGGTAGGGCGTGGCCTCTTCCTCAGGGACCTGAGAGCTCCCGGCCGCCCACCCTGCACTGTGCTGGCCTCCCACTGGCTGACGCCcagccagccccgcccccgccctacGACCTGGGAAAGCCCGCCTGGGGCCCAGCCTGGCTGGGGCTCTGCACGGTGGGCTGTGGGCAGATTGCAGCTGCCCAGCGGCCCCTCCAGCGCTGGACTGCCCGGGTGCCCCACTCTCCAGGGAGAGTAAGACTCCCCAGCCGACCCTGATGGCTTGAGCCCCACTGCCACGTCCTGAGTGGCACCTGGCAGGTTCATAGGACCGAGAGCTACAGGAGGCGtaatgttgtgtttccattgaGCCCAAGAAGTCCTGCAAGCGGCGGGAGCCGATTCAGGCGAGCACGGCCGGGGAGGCCATCGAGAAGATGCTGGAACAGAAGAAGATCTCCAGCAAGATCAACTACAGCGTGCTCCGGGGCCTCGACAGCAAGGGCGGGGCCGGCCCGCGCCGGGAGCATGCCCGGCCCCAGGAGACGGCTGGCGCCAGGAGGCTGTCTCGGCGGAAAGCGCCCGCCAGCACGAGCGGGGCTGATCCCGTGGCCAGCGTGCGGAAAAGGTACCGTGCCAGGCGGGCCGGGTTCCCCACGTGTGTGCTAGGAACCAGTGTCGGTGTCCAGCGTGGCCCCCGCTGCCCTGGCCAGGAGCTGAGCAGGGCTtcagccctggaaggggtcctGCCGCATCGGGGTCTGTTCTGTTTGAAGAGACTTGTGGGCCGGGCCCACTCTCCACCCCAGGGGTCCGTTCTCCCGGGAGGGCCCTCCGACGTGCTCTGCGAACTGCCTGCCCGTCCCCATCCCCCTGCTCTCTCCGCCAACGGAGAGCAAACCGCTGATGGGGCaagtggggaagggtggggaagaCACGAGCGTGACCACAGGGCCCTCCTGATGGCGGCTGGTGGGGCCACCCACCCCCCTGCGGAGCCAGGTCCCGGCAGCTCTGCGGCGCCCGAGAGCCCCTGCCACAGCCGAGGCTGGTCTGCGTGCCTGCAGCCTGGTCCCCCGGCTGTGCTCGCGGGGGGATTCCAGAGGGGAGGGCCCTGTGGCGCTGCGctcccgccaccccaccccctctcctctgTCGCTGCCGTTTTCTAGTCCTGGCTCATCGGAGAAGTAAAGATGTTCTGGTTTGCGTTTCTGTTCTCTAAAATGGGAGTAAGCATTTTCCGCAGTTTTTGCGACACTTCTTCTGTAACTTGGTGACCCCGGTCCCTTGTTCCTTGAGTCCCCACGCCCCCAAGCCCCCAAGCGCCCAGTGCAGCCTGTCAGTGTCCGGACAGCTGGTCCTGGTCCTGTTGGGTGGCCCTGTGCTCCCTTCTGATGTCAGGCACAAGAGCGCCTGCTGTGGGAGGCCCGCCCCCTGCTCCCCTGGAGCCTGGGAAGCCCCCCCGCCTGGACACGGTGTGGTCGCCACATGTGCTCCCGGATCGTGGCGGGCAGCCTCGTCCTGCTCAGCCTGCCCTTTGGCGAGGGAGCGCCTCACCCCCGAGCTCCGCATCCCCTGCTGCCATCACCGTGCGTGGGGGTGACGGGGGCTGCTCTCCCAGAGCTCAGGTTCAGCCTGTGTTTGTCAGTGGAAGATGCCGTGGCCGAGCCCCGTTGCACGGCCCGGCTGTTCCCTCGCGGACATAGTGTTCGCCGTCCGGCTGTGAGCAGTTTGGCGGCTGGTGCCCGCGGTGCATTTGCAGAAGTGGAGGGGCAGCGGCCCTGTGGGGCAGCCACGGATCCTCCAGGCCAGCGGCTGGCTGGGGCCGTGGGCTGAAGGGAGGAGGAGCGTGTCCCCAAGTGCCAGCAGACCCGGCTGCCCGCAGGACCGTGCGTGGACAGCTGCCGGGCGCGCTTTGAGAGGAGGGCCCGAGACCCAGACCCACCTCCTGCCGGCCCTCACGTCAGCAGCCACGCTCACCCCATCCGCCGACAGCACGTTCTCCCAGCCAGGCTGGCCTTCAGTCAGTAGGAGCGTGCCACCAGCTCCCGTCTTCTGGGTTCTGGGGACTCTGGACTTCTCTGCCGGGCCTCGGGTTGTTGCGGCTGTGGCTGCAAGCTCACGTCTCCCCAGGTGACAGGTGGGGACCCGGAGAGCCGTCCGTGTGGGAGGGGCTTCCTCTGAGCTTGGGCACAGCCTTGCGTGAGCCGCCGCCTTGTCCCCTCCGGGCTGCAGCCCCAGACCGTGTAGAGCGAGGGCTTCCTGTGAGACCCCGGAGCCACTGCTTCTGAGGCCCTCACGGGGCGGGCTGCCCAGACCTGGCCTGACGGGCCAGACCCCCGCCGTCAGGTGTCCGCTGTCGGAGGCTGTTACAGGGTCCATTCCCCGTGTGCCCAGCGTTCATTGGCATGTCATGGCAGGGCTGGGCCAGATAGCCAGGAGGGTCCAGGGTGGCGGGCTGTGTGGGGCTGGGGCCGCCGTGGGTGCCGGTCGATCACCTGCGCCCCCTCCCTACCCCCGCACATCTTCTTTCAAGCTGTGCTCTGGAGGGAAGCAGCTGCAGTGTGggctctgcccctgccctggccACCCTGCACAGGTCTGGTGGGGGGCTCCCTGGGTCTGGATGGCTCCCGCggccagggctgggaggaggaccCGCCTCATCTCCCGTGGGAGTCCCGCTGTCGCCCTTGCGCAGGTCAGCAGCATCCGGGGAGCCTTGGTGTGCGCCCCCGGCCCCTTACAGTGGATTTTGTGTAGAAAGCGccttgtgttttgtgtttggagGGTCCGAGGGAAGGAGAACAAGCCCATTGGGAGGGGTGCTGTTAGCAGAAGTGGGTGCCCGGTGCTGTGGGCCTGGTGGGGTGAAGGGGGCAAccaaggctctcgggctggtgggggaggggaggggaggggggggcttGGGTCTTAGAACgtgcctcccccctcctcctcttccagcaACAGGGGAAACTCAGGGTGGACCCGTGGGAGGACCGAACGGGGGTCTCCCACAGCAGCTGCTGCCCTCAGCCGCCACATGTTCTGGAAGTatgggggggcgggcagggggcagATGGCCCAGGACCGCTTCCGAAAACAGCTGGCCTGGGGGGCCTGGGGGGCCTGGGTGGCAGGGTGGCGTGATtctagtttttatccttcatggAGTATTGACGAATACACGGGGGTTCTGTCCAGAGGGACGTTCTGTCGCCCTGCAGAGTGGCTTCGATGAAATTTGAATTtgctgccaacatttaaaaagaagcttTCATACAGAAATCCAGATTTCCGGCTGCTTCTGGCTCCCCGTGCCCCCATCCCCAGcaccctggccctgccctgccctggctgTGGGCGCAGTGCTCACCCAGGCCCCGGGGGAAGAATCTTGTGTGTGCCATGTCTGTCGGGTAGACGTCAAGAGACCCAGAGGGCGGCGCCCTCACCCAGCCACCTGCCCAGCCGGTGGGGTCGGGAGAAGGACAATGCAGGgactggggcggggcggggcggggcttccAGGCCTGGGTGGAGGAGGTGCCAGGACAGCACTCAGGGCCCAGGCGCAGCCACTGGGTGGACGAGACCCAGTCAGGGCGGTGCCACGGGAGCCTCAGTAGACCGTCGTCCTTTACGTCTGGCCCGATGCCACTGTCAGAGAACGGGCCTTCCAGTGGGGCCCGTGTCCTCGTGGCCGATGGTGCAGCCTGGCCTGAGGCCACGGTGCTGTGCTCTCTTCCAGGTTGAGGCCGATGGTGTTGACGCAGCCAGCTAAGAAGGTGGCGGTGGGAGAGGTGCGTTGTGTGGACATAGCCGGGGGACAGGGATCCTTGGGAAACAGCAGATGCCCGGCGCCGCGTCTGTGAGCAGCGTGTCAGGGCGGGGGTGCCAGCACCGCTGCTCCGGCCGTCCCAGCCCAGCCAGAGGGAGGCCTGAGGCCCAGGGGCGCCCGGGGCCTGAAAGCCTGAGCCCCCCAGTGTGTGCCAGCCCACAGCCATCGCAGCCCTCCGTGTGGGAAGCCAGGCCCAGGTCCCAGGGTCCAGCGTGGTCAGCGGCCTTCCCTCTTCCCTTGTCTTGGGGTTCAAGGGTCTTATTGTTGGGGTCCTGGTCTGGCCTAGGAAACGaaagggagaagcagggaggCAGGGCCCCTGAGGGGTCTCAGGGCAGCTGTGGGGGCAGGCTCGGGGGATCAGGTGCCCTCGCTGGCCACTCGTGAAGGGTGGGGCCTACCCCCCGCCCCAGAGAGCACTCGTCGGCGGTGGCCTGGGAGCCGTGCTCTGTCCCCAGCTCAGCCCCTCGCCAGCAGGCCTTGCTCCCGGGTCCCGCCTCCCTGGAAGCCGAGCCCGTCGGGCCCACGCCAGCGGTCGTGGTGGAGAGTGGGCCTGTGTCGTACCACCCAGAGGAGGACGCAGAC
Protein-coding regions in this window:
- the BRF1 gene encoding transcription factor IIIB 90 kDa subunit isoform X8; this encodes MSSADPCLYIPRFAHLLEFGDKNHEVSMTALRLLQRMKRDWMHTGRRPSGLCGAALLVAARMHDFRRTVKEVISVVKVCESTLRKRLTEFEDTPTSQLTVDEFMKVDLEEECDPPSYTAGQRKLRMKQLEQVLSKQLEEVEGEISSYQDAIEIELENSRPKAKGALASLTKDGSVEDTTSSLFGEEDAEDEELEAAASHLNKDFYQELLGGGLSGSTEAAGGPEGGGGPPALESLLGPLPTAASLGISDSIRECISSQSRDPKDASGDGELDLSGIDDLEIDRYILNEAEARVKAELWMRENAEYLREQREKEARIAKERELGIYKEHKPKKSCKRREPIQASTAGEAIEKMLEQKKISSKINYSVLRGLDSKGGAGPRREHARPQETAGARRLSRRKAPASTSGADPVASVRKRLRPMVLTQPAKKVAVGEALLPGPASLEAEPVGPTPAVVVESGPVSYHPEEDADEEDPDEEDGEPCVSALQMMGGNDYGCDGDDDDGY
- the BRF1 gene encoding transcription factor IIIB 90 kDa subunit isoform X9, which encodes MTALRLLQRMKRDWMHTGRRPSGLCGAALLVAARMHDFRRTVKEVISVVKVCESTLRKRLTEFEDTPTSQLTVDEFMKVDLEEECDPPSYTAGQRKLRMKQLEQVLSKQLEEVEGEISSYQDAIEIELENSRPKAKGALASLTKDGSVEDTTSSLFGEEDAEDEELEAAASHLNKDFYQELLGGGLSGSTEAAGGPEGGGGPPALESLLGPLPTAASLGISDSIRECISSQSRDPKDASGDGELDLSGIDDLEIDRYILNEAEARVKAELWMRENAEYLREQREKEARIAKERELGIYKEHKPKKSCKRREPIQASTAGEAIEKMLEQKKISSKINYSVLRGLDSKGGAGPRREHARPQETAGARRLSRRKAPASTSGADPVASVRKRLRPMVLTQPAKKVAVGEALLPGPASLEAEPVGPTPAVVVESGPVSYHPEEDADEEDPDEEDGEPCVSALQMMGGNDYGCDGDDDDGY